A window of Burkholderia ubonensis contains these coding sequences:
- a CDS encoding amidohydrolase family protein, whose translation MICTCCMSSGRRRVLGAFAALAGAAVAGRPATAGEPGSVSSLASASSASSAPSTPPAAHPRAIDIHAHYYPESFCTLVGGEGKRFGGAFTCDDTSFTFRTPAGDLGPLPMKFIDVDARLADMDASGVDVQALSLSVPMAYWGDRPFNAKLARTWNTAASRVHQRHPTRFVVLATLPMLDATDAIDELERASQLPGVRGVYMGTNIDNRDLDDPRFAPVFARIEQLGLPVFLHPQQTVGGARLGDFYLSNLLGNPFDTAIAGSHLILGGVLDRHPALHFTLPHAGGALPILVGRLDAGWSVRPETRRLAQQPSSYLRRFSYDTVSHSGPVLNFLIDTVGIDRLVLGSDYCFDMGYAQPVRFLDRLDLTAAQRAMVLGGNAGRLLRI comes from the coding sequence ATGATCTGTACCTGCTGCATGTCCAGCGGCCGGCGCCGCGTGCTCGGCGCCTTCGCGGCGCTCGCCGGCGCGGCGGTTGCCGGACGGCCGGCGACGGCCGGCGAGCCGGGCTCGGTTTCATCGCTTGCATCGGCTTCATCGGCTTCATCGGCTCCATCCACGCCGCCCGCCGCCCACCCGCGCGCGATCGACATTCACGCCCACTACTACCCGGAGAGCTTCTGCACGCTGGTCGGCGGCGAAGGCAAGCGGTTCGGCGGCGCGTTCACCTGCGACGACACGAGCTTCACGTTCCGCACGCCGGCCGGCGACCTCGGGCCGCTGCCGATGAAGTTCATCGACGTCGACGCGCGGCTCGCGGACATGGACGCATCCGGCGTCGACGTGCAGGCGCTGTCGCTGAGCGTGCCGATGGCGTACTGGGGCGACCGGCCGTTCAACGCGAAACTGGCGCGCACCTGGAACACGGCCGCGTCGCGCGTGCATCAGCGTCATCCGACGCGCTTCGTCGTGCTCGCGACGCTGCCGATGCTCGATGCGACCGACGCGATCGACGAGCTCGAGCGCGCGTCGCAGCTGCCGGGCGTGCGCGGCGTCTACATGGGCACCAACATCGACAACCGCGACCTCGACGACCCGCGCTTCGCGCCGGTCTTCGCCCGCATCGAGCAGCTCGGGCTGCCGGTGTTCCTGCATCCGCAGCAGACGGTCGGCGGCGCGCGGCTCGGCGATTTCTATCTGAGCAACCTGCTCGGCAATCCGTTCGACACCGCGATCGCCGGCTCGCATCTGATACTCGGCGGCGTGCTGGACCGCCATCCGGCGCTGCATTTCACGCTGCCGCATGCGGGCGGCGCGTTGCCGATCCTGGTCGGGCGGCTCGATGCCGGCTGGAGCGTACGGCCCGAAACGCGCCGGCTCGCGCAGCAGCCGAGCAGCTACCTGCGGCGCTTCAGCTACGACACCGTGTCGCATTCGGGGCCAGTGCTGAACTTCCTGATCGACACGGTCGGCATCGACCGGCTCGTGCTCGGCAGCGACTACTGTTTCGACATGGGCTACGCGCAGCCGGTGCGCTTTCTCGACCGGCTGGACCTCACCGCCGCCCAGCGCGCGATGGTGCTGGGCGGCAATGCCGGCCGGCTGCTGCGGATCTAG